Genomic DNA from Spirochaetaceae bacterium:
TCGGCGCGAACGTGCGGTTGATACGCTCCAGGGACGTGCGGAACTCATCCTCGGAGTGCGAGATCGTTGGAGAGATCACCAGGCTCCGCCCATCGGTCGTTATCTCGAGCGGGGTGTCCATCGTGACGTTGAGCAGTTCCAGGATCGGCTTGTCGAGGATCAGGGCAGCGCTGTTCCCATGCCGCACGAGCGTCTTGATCATGCCACCACCGTATATACGTCGTATATCCGCGTCAAGGGCAACGGACGTGTCGCGGGTCCAACTCCTCGCTCGACAAGGACCGGGTCAGCGTTCGCGGGCGGAGAGGAACAGGTCGCAGGAGTTGGCCTGCCAGGCGTTACCCGATGCGAGGTCGTCGCCGGTTGCGCGCGGCGTGCAGCCGGTGGCCCCCGTAATTATTAGACACTTGTTTTCGCCATCTAACCGTCGTATATTGTTCATTGATGTCGCAGGAAGGCGATCGGATCGGGATCGATGAGCTGTGCGCGCTGGTGGATATGCCGCGGCGCACGGTCCGTTACTACATCCAGGAGCGGCTCGTGGACCGGCCCGCGGGGGCCAAGCGCGGCGCTTACTACACGAAGCGCCACGTCGAGCAGTTGATGACGATTCGCACCTGGCAACGGGCCGGCCTGAGCCTGGACCGGATCCGCGAGCTGGTGTCCGGCGGGGGAGAGACTTCGTCTCCCCTGCCGCCGCCCCGCGCCCGGCGCCCCGGAGACGTGACGTTGCGCACCCACGTCACGCTCGCCCCCGGCGTCGAGCTGGTGGTCGATCCGCGGGAGGCCGGGCTTGGCGCCGAGGCGGTGCGGAAGATCGTCCGTCGAGCGGCATCACTGGTCGAGCAAATACGCGAGGAGGATGCCAAGAGATGACAACGAGCAAGGCTGCGACGCTGGAGAGCGCCCAGGGACAGGTGGTGCTGGAGGAGGTGGCGATCGATGCCGCCGTGGACGACCTCATGACGGTGGTCGACATGCGCCAGAGCTACCGCAACCCCGGCACCAGGCACATCGAGGCGGTGTACACCTTTCCGCTGCCGGTGGAGGCCGTGCTGCTGGAGTTCACGGTGGCGATCGGGGACCGCAAGATGGCCGGCACGGTGGTCGCCAAGACGGAGGCGGAGCGGCGCTACGAGGACGCGATCACCGACGGCGATGCGGCGGTGCTGCTGGAGCAGCCGCAGCCCGGGCTGTACACCGCCAGCGTCGGCAACCTGGCCCCCGGCGAGACGGCGACGGTACGCTTCCGCTACGGGCTGCTGCTGCGCTGGAACGGCGACCTGGTGCGGCTCGCCATGCCCACGGCCATCGCGCCGCGGTACGGCGATCCGTCCACGGGTGGCCTGCACCCGCACCAGCAGCCGGAGTACGGCTTCGACGCCGAACGCTCCTTTCGGATGCGGGTGTCGGTAAGCGGAGTCCTGCAGGGCGCCCGCTGGACCTCCCCCTCGCACCACGTCGCCGTCACCCCGGACGGCGGGCGGACCGTGATCGAGATCGCCCGCCCGGCGGCGATGGACCGCGACTGCGTGCTGGAGGCGCACGCCACCGGCGCGAATGCGCGCTGGGCGCAACTCGACCGCGACGATGAAGCCTGGGTGGCCCTGGCGAGTTTTCGCCCCGAGATTCCCGACCTCGGCGAGAGCGCCGCGCCCCGTTGCGTCAAGATTGTCGTGGACTGCTCCGGCTCCATGAGCGGCGACTCGATCGAGCAGGTACGGGTTGCCGGTGCGCGCATCCTCGACAGCCTGCGCCCCGGCGACCTGTTCGACATCGTCGCGTTCGGCAGCCGCCATCGCGCCCTGTTCGGTCGTGCGATGCCGGCGAATCGGACCAACATTGCCCGCGCGCGCGAGTTCGTGCTCGATCTGGACGCCGACCTGGGCGGTACCGAGATCGCGTCCGCCCTGCGCGCCGCC
This window encodes:
- a CDS encoding AbrB/MazE/SpoVT family DNA-binding domain-containing protein, producing the protein MIKTLVRHGNSAALILDKPILELLNVTMDTPLEITTDGRSLVISPTISHSEDEFRTSLERINRTFAPTLRRLAE
- a CDS encoding MerR family transcriptional regulator, whose product is MSQEGDRIGIDELCALVDMPRRTVRYYIQERLVDRPAGAKRGAYYTKRHVEQLMTIRTWQRAGLSLDRIRELVSGGGETSSPLPPPRARRPGDVTLRTHVTLAPGVELVVDPREAGLGAEAVRKIVRRAASLVEQIREEDAKR